From the Lathyrus oleraceus cultivar Zhongwan6 chromosome 3, CAAS_Psat_ZW6_1.0, whole genome shotgun sequence genome, the window ACAAGATATGATGGTTTTGGTTGATAATCATGTTAGTGATCCTAAATGGTGTTGTGATGGTAATGATGGGAATGGGTTCTTTGGTGACAAAGATTTTGACCCTAAAGAATGGTTAGAAGGACTTTCCAATGTTGCCAATCGCGTCAAAGGAAAATCCCAGGTTCATATAAAAATAGTATTTTATCTCTtctaaaaatatatttattatgttaattttataataaaaaaattataagtATCAACGACTTGCATATTTAAAGTTTTATCAATAGCCTTATGATCAAAACATGGTCCTTCTAGAGGAAAGACATGTCTGTTTTACCCACACTTTTCTGTGGGACGAACCATTTTTTAAGGGCCACACTCTCTAATATGATAGCCTCGTCCCGTTAAATTTTTGCAGGCTTTTGCGAGTGCTGacattaaaataaaattttgtaaATTTAAGCTTTAAAGGTATAGTTCCCGTGAGCCTGTCCCGCCACATCCTCATTTTTTGCAAGATAAATCAAAATTTTAGGCTTGCATATTCAATTATATCCAGTACATCTTGTGTTTTTTAACTTTTGTGGAGGAACCCTAAATGGGACATGCATGCCCGTTTGCCATCCCtaatctcttttcttttttataaaaaaaatgtttAGAGATTATAAAATATTACGCAAATATTTCAAGAGTTATAGGTACATAAATCCATTATTTTGACATATTAAAAAAACCATCTCTTTAATGGTTGGTTTTTGAATTATATAGGTTGTGGCAATAGGGCTAAGAAATGAACTAAGAGGTCCAAATCAAAACCAACAAAATTGGCACAAATACATGAGCCAAGGAGCTATAACAGTTTACAATGCAAATCCAAATGTTCTTGTTTTTGTATCAGGCTTGAGCTATGACACTGATTTAAGTTTCTTGAAAACAAATCCTTTAAACACAAGCATAGGTAACAAATTGGTGTACGAGGTACATTCTTATGCTTGGTCAAGTGGGCCACGAAGTGATTGGATTGAGAAACCATTAAACCAAAAATGTGCCAATGTAATGAATGGATTGACTGATAAAGCTGGATTTCTCATGAGTGGTTCCAACCCAAGTGCATTGGTTATGAGTGAATTTGGTATGAACATGGAAATTTTGGATAACATGAACCAAAGATTTATGTCTTGTATGATGGTTTATCTTGTTGGTAATGATTTGGATTGGGCTTTGTGGGCAGCACAAGGTGCATATTATGTTAGAAAGAATGAGACTAGGGTGAGTGAGACATTTGGTTTATGGAATATTTATTTTAGATCACTTCGATATGCAGAATTTCCACAAAGATTTCAACTCTTACACAAAAAGCTTCTAGGTATGGTATTTTTACTATAGAAGATTGAAATTTAGGGTTATGaaattttaatttttagtttGAAGATTTGAATAAACATGATCAAAATTATCTGATGCGACCGCACACATGATTTAAAAATCATGTCGTAATTGTCGATGCTGATCACAATTTAAAACTATGATTTTTACTACGAGAAAAAATTGAATTatgaatataaataaataatattttatgatgacaagttgattttaattttcaTAATTGTAGAACCAAGTTCAAATTCAAGCAAATCCTATATAATATATCATCCATTAAGTGGGCAATGTGTGAGAGTAAGCAATAATCATAAACTTGAATTGGGTGATTGTGATTGGCCAAGTAAGTGGAATCAAGAAGGACAACAAATTAAATTGGTTGAAAATGGTGCTTGCATTGAAGCAATTAGTGAAGGGTCTCAAGTGAAGCTCTCAAGTGATTGCAAGAGCAAGCAAAGTTTTTGGAAAAAGTTATCAGCATCAAATCTTCATTTGAGTATTTTGGATAGACAAGGAAATTACTTGTGCTTGGAAAGGGAGTCCCCTACTTCACCTAAGATAGTCACGAAAAAATGCATATGTGTGGATGATAGTCTTTCTTGTTTGGATGATCCTCAAAGTCAATGGTTTCAACTAGTTATAACAaatgtgtaataattttatcTAATATTTATTTTGTGTATTATCTACCAAATAACATATGAAATAAAATATTTTCAGAAAACTTCAAGGTTATTTAtattgtttttgttatttttcaaaCATAGGAATGGTTATTTTCATTTATTGTGACTTGCATAATATATATGGTCatataatatatattaaaataaattggTTATTCTCATTTGGGTGAGAGTTTGTTCTTATATTTTCTCTAAGTGGTCTTAGAATCCAAAGTATAGGAGTTTTTAGAATACTTAAAAGATTGGAGGATTTTATTATGAAAGTATGCATCTTATTGTGAGAATTTGGATCTAATTCTAGTCTCAACAAGGATAACTTCTTGGTTCGACAAAGGTTTAGCATGTAgtcgaagtctgttcacatgttgATCCTGCATGCTGTAGGCGAAGTATGTTCAAACATGAAGTAGTCGAATTGCTAGGATTGTTAGGATGTTGATAACACCGAAACACATAGTTTATTTCGACTTGATTTGCACATGTTTTAGTGTTACTTTATCATATTTTGTAGTGTTATGCTGGTAATTTGTGTATGTTTCAAATACTTTACAAGTAGGAGTTGGTACATGAAGAAATCAGATGAAAACGACGAAAAATGGAAGGAAAAAAGGACAAAATACACTGATGGTCACCTACATGACGCTCGCCATGGCCCCAACCATGACCAGGCAGTCATGGAGCCCACTGGATAGAGAAAGGGAATGAAGAAGATGTTGTCAAAGAGTTGTGGTGATCGCCACACATACCATGGTGTGCATCGTGTAGTACAAAACGGTAAGGATCTTCACTTTGCACTTGTGGCGACCACCACAAGCATCATGGCATCCGCCATGCAGTTCGACCCCTGAAAAATTACAATAGAAAAAACCCAGTCTTCCCTCATTCCTCCATATTTTCCTCCTGCAATTTTTACACGTTCAGGACTGCAGTTCAGCATATGTAACACTATATATAGTTAGTTTTTAGGAGAATTGAATATCCAAGTTTTTCTAGTTTTCATTAGGCGTATATTTTACCGTAAAAAATACTAATCGTTCACATTAAGGGATTAGTACACTGCTTTGTATTCAAAATTCTTTACACTACTTAGATCGTCGAATATTAATCTTGATGTTATATTTATTTAGAAGTTTTACCTTATTCAAGTTCTTCCGCATTTGATTTCTCACATTATTACAATTCTCGTAAGTTTTATATGCTTTTATTATTAACTAGTAACTATATGCTTGAATCTGATCTTGTATGCGTGTGATATTGAATCTAACATAATTCATATCTATATCATCTCTATCATGTTTTTGTTTTATATgttcaataataataatatgagTTATATGCATATTATGTCTAGCTAAGTTTATAGATTCCGTTATGTGATGACCGTCGTTCCGATGAGACTCGGTAAATTTAATTAGCGTAACTTTTAGTCTTATATTATTTTTCTGGTTCTGGTTTTTAAGATTTAATATTCAAAATGTTTTCCATGACAGTGAAAACATTTAGATACTGGTCAACAACACGACAGTGTGAGACCAGTATCCGATAAATTTTCTGCATCTATAATTTCGAATCGTTCAAGTATCAGTTAGTAGTGTGACAATACGAGACTGATGTTTGATCTATTTTCTGCATTAGCAATTTCAAAACACTCATGTATGGGTCAATAGTACGACAGTGTGAGACCAGTACCCGATCAATGAAAATCAGATCTTTAATTTCTAAATACAGCGATAACGCTTTAGACATTAATTAAGACTTAATAGTTTTCAAAAAGTATTTCAAAATTGTACGTGTGGAGCGACAACATGACATTTACGGTTCAGAAGTATAACACGGGCCAATAACACGACAGTGTGAGGCTAGTGTTTTTAAACTAACATTTTCTCCCAAAAAACATTTTAAACATAGCCAACGCCAAGAATTTATTGAGTCCCAGAGATACACTGGAAACCATATTTCAGTCTCTCTTATTTGATATATTTTCCAAgatctattttattttaaatcttCTTAGTTTTAGTTTCCCCCTATTTTTGATTTAtagccttagatttacatagcatCAATAGATAACGATAAAGTTTATTATcggtccttgtgggttcgatatcttttaaaactaagATTGATTCCGTACACTTGCGGAATAGCCCCATCAAGTTTTTAGCGCCATTGTCGAGGATTAGTCAATATCGTAACTTCATTGTTGTACTGTATCGACTAAGGCAAAAAATTTAGTTATATTTTCCAACTAGATGTGAAGACTGCATTTCTTCATGGAGATTTAGAAGAGTAAATTTACATGGAGCAACCTGATGACACTCTCTCATTGCATGTTTTTGATCGAAGAAACAAATCAAAATAAGTTTTACATGGAGCAACCTGATGACACTCTCTCATTGCATGTTTTTGATCGAAGAAACAAATCAAAATAAGTAAATGAGGAGAAAAATGAAGAATAAAGACCAAAGAAAGATGAAAAAATGACCTATTTTATTTTGTAAGTAATGATTTTAACTTATGTAGGATGTCTCACTTTGATTTTTTTGATGTTAATTCTTGTAAGTTGCAAGTATTTTATACAATTATAGGTATCACCGTAATGTAACTTTTGttttttcaaatatgtttatgaTGAATTTTATCTTGCATTTATACATTTTatgttttaaaaaataatggtAATACAGTAAACTATTTATTAAGAAAAAATGTGACACGTAATTTATAATTATATAAggaagaaaataaaataaaaaattggGTGATCCACTATCCGACCCAATCCAACCCACAAATTTATGGTTTTACCCAAACCGACTCAATGATGTTGTGGATGATTATTTTACCTCACCCAAACCGGTGTACCATGTAGGGTTGGATCATGGTTTTGACTAAAGTCAACCCAAACCGACTCATGTACACCCCTAATATTTGTAATGGAATTTTGCTTTAAAAAATTAGGCATGTTATTCCACTAGGTGATGAGAATGCTTCTTTACAACAATGAGAAGCATTTCAAAGTGCTATTTTTGGTTAGACAAAACACTTAAGTTATGTCTAACTTTTACAGATTCCACAAGTCATTCTTGTCATTAACATATCTAAAAAGTTCGAAAGTTCGAAAGACCCCATCATTctggaaaataaaataaaaacaaaacttGAATGTGTATGGATGAAAATGGTTATGGCGAAAAACCAAAACATGTAATTATGATGAAAAAAGATGTGTGGAGAACTtaaacataatttttaaaaagtACAAATCGAAAAAAACTATACATTGACGATAAATGGGCTTTAATGAAGATTGTTTTAGTGGCCTGATTATCCTTCAAAATTTGATACTTAAATTCCAATTTTAACTTGATATATGGTTTCGGCACCTATTTTAAAAAGGAAACATAAAACAACATAGTGAACTTGATGCATAGAGGAAAATAATAATGAAAAGGAAAAATAATGACGTACTTGCGCTTGATTGATAATGTGTGAAATGGTGAAGTTACATGATGTATATAggaaaacaaaaaagaaaaaaagaagaaaaataatgATGTACTTACGCTTGATCGGAAATGTGTGAAGTTGAACTGGAAAATAAATATCAAACTTGTACATCCATATATGTTATTATGTTTTAAGAGAAGTGGTTAGAAACAATTGCTCTTTTATggagaaaaataaaatattatagTTG encodes:
- the LOC127132014 gene encoding glycosyl hydrolase 5 family protein, yielding MRIGKHLFLILLLSFSIFASISNSLPLSTNKRWIVDELGKRVKLHCVNWSSHLNAMIGEGLDTISLQNLISQLKELGFNCVRYTWATHMFTRYSMYKVGENFDKLNLIDFRLTIRFYNPSLENITVVEAFDLVIDEFGKQDMMVLVDNHVSDPKWCCDGNDGNGFFGDKDFDPKEWLEGLSNVANRVKGKSQVVAIGLRNELRGPNQNQQNWHKYMSQGAITVYNANPNVLVFVSGLSYDTDLSFLKTNPLNTSIGNKLVYEVHSYAWSSGPRSDWIEKPLNQKCANVMNGLTDKAGFLMSGSNPSALVMSEFGMNMEILDNMNQRFMSCMMVYLVGNDLDWALWAAQGAYYVRKNETRVSETFGLWNIYFRSLRYAEFPQRFQLLHKKLLEPSSNSSKSYIIYHPLSGQCVRVSNNHKLELGDCDWPSKWNQEGQQIKLVENGACIEAISEGSQVKLSSDCKSKQSFWKKLSASNLHLSILDRQGNYLCLERESPTSPKIVTKKCICVDDSLSCLDDPQSQWFQLVITNV